The following proteins are encoded in a genomic region of Prionailurus viverrinus isolate Anna chromosome E3, UM_Priviv_1.0, whole genome shotgun sequence:
- the NUPR1 gene encoding nuclear protein 1 isoform X2 has protein sequence MATCPQAASPAQQPPGPEDEDLSLDEYDLYNLAPSYLGLRPPHLGLLTGSQEQEVGKVAAREKLPPTPTAPAPVATRGSW, from the exons ATGGCCACCTGCCCGCAAGCAGCCAGCCCGGCCCAGCAGCCCCCAGGTCCGGAGGACGAAGACCTCAGCCTGGATGAGTATGACCTCTATAACCTGGCTCCTTCTTACCTGG GCCTCCGTCCACCTCACCTCGGCCTCTTGACCGGTTCCCAGGAGCAGGAGGTCGGAAAGGTCGCAGCAAGAGAGAAGCTGCCGCCAACACCAACCGCCCCAGCCCCGGTGGCCACGAGAGGAAGCTGGTGA
- the NUPR1 gene encoding nuclear protein 1 isoform X1, whose translation MATCPQAASPAQQPPGPEDEDLSLDEYDLYNLAPSYLGAGGRKGRSKREAAANTNRPSPGGHERKLVTKLQNTERKKRGARS comes from the exons ATGGCCACCTGCCCGCAAGCAGCCAGCCCGGCCCAGCAGCCCCCAGGTCCGGAGGACGAAGACCTCAGCCTGGATGAGTATGACCTCTATAACCTGGCTCCTTCTTACCTGG GAGCAGGAGGTCGGAAAGGTCGCAGCAAGAGAGAAGCTGCCGCCAACACCAACCGCCCCAGCCCCGGTGGCCACGAGAGGAAGCTGGTGACCAAGCTTCAGAACACGGAGCGGAAAAAGCGAGGGGCACGGTCTTGA